The following nucleotide sequence is from Staphylococcus chromogenes.
ACAGGCAAAAGGCCATGCCATCATGATTTCTACTGGTCGGCCATTTCGAGCGAGTCAACGCTATTATCATGAACTTGAAATGGATACACCTATTGTGAATTTTAATGGCGCATACGTACACCATCCTAAAGATCCACAATTTCCCATGCAACATGCGCGTTTAGATGAAGGGATTGCATCAAGTATTATTGAAACTTTGAAAGAAATGGAAGTACAAAATATTATCGCTGAAGTCAAAGACTGCGTGTATTTAGATCGCTATGATGAAAACCTTTTTGAAGGCTTTAGCATGGGTGATGCTCACATTGAAGTTGGCGATTTAAGAACATTACTTCATGAAAATCCGACAAGTCTTCTCATTGAAGCGAAGGAACATCAGATTCCTCGTATTAAACAAACATTAACACGGTTTTATGCTGAAAATATCGAACATCGCCGTTGGGGTGCCCCATTTCCTGTTATCGAAATCGTTAAACGAGGCATTAGTAAAGCAGTAGGTATTGATATAGTCAAAGATTATTTAAACATTGAACGTCAACATATTATTGCTTTTGGTGATGAAGACAACGATATTGAGATGATAAAATACGCAAAACACGGTGTCGCAATGGAGAATGCCATTCCTGAACTCAAACACATCGCTAAAGAGACAACCGCTTCAAATAACGAAGACGGCATCGGTCTCTACTTGAATGATTTTTTTCAACTTAACTTATCTTATAAGGACATCAAGGAGGATTAAAAATGACACAAAAAGTAATTGTTGTAGGTGCTGTTGCAGGTGGCGCAACGGCTGCGAGTCAATTGCGCCGATTAGATGCCTCTGCTCAAATTAACGTTTATGAAAAGGACCGAGATATGAGCTTTGCAAATTGTGGGTTACCTTACTACTTAGGTCATGTGATTAAGTCACGTGACGATATGTTACCGATTACTCCAAATGATTTTAAAGAAAAGAAAAATATTGATGTTTATTTAAAACATGAAGTCATTGCTGTTAACAGTGCTAAAAACACGGTACAAGTTAAAAACCATCAAACTGGGGATATTTTTACAGATCACTATGATACCCTCATTTTAAGTCCAGGTGCACGTGCTCATCGATTAAATTTCGACGTCCCCCATTTATTCACGTTACGTAATATGGAAGATACGGATGCGATTGAAAATTATATCAATGATCATCGTGTCGAACGTGTACTCATTGTAGGTGGCGGTTATGTCAGTTTAGAAGTATTGGAAAATATGTATGAAAGAGGATTAAAACCGACGTTAATCCATCGTTCTGAAGCAATTAATAAACATATGGATCAAGATATGAATCAAGTTATTTTTGATTCATTGAAAGAAAGAGAGATTCCTTACCGATTAAATGAAGAAATAAAGGCAATAAAGGGCAACACGGTCTCGTTCACTTCTGATCTCCAAGAAGACTACGATTTGATTATTACAGGCATTGGTGTAAAACCGAATTCAGAGTTCTTAAAGGACTCAGGCATACATCTTGATGACAAAGGTTATATTCCAGTAAATGCACGTTTTCAAACAAATGTGCCTAACGTGTACGCCTTAGGTGATATCGCGACGAGTCATTACCGTCATGTTGATTTACCTGCACATGTCCCATTAGCTTGGGGTGCCCATCGAGGCGCAAGTATTATTGCCGAACAACTTGCCGGTAATTCCAATATTACTTTCAAAGGGTTTCTCGGTGCAAATATCGTTAAGTTTTTCGATTATACTTTAACAAGTTCTGGAATTGCGCCTCATGAGTTAAAACATTTTGATTATGAGGTGGTCAACGTCAACCAAACGGCGCATGCTGGCTATTACCCTAATAATAGTACGCTTCATTTGAGAGCTTATTATGAAAAGACAAGTCGAAAATTATTGCGTGCCGTTGCTGTAGGAAAACAAGGTGCAGATAAACGAATTGATGTGCTCACTATGGCGATGATGCACGGGGCAACAATAGATGATCTTACTGAATTTGAAGTGGCTTACGCGCCGCCATATAGCCATCCTAAAGATGCGATTAATATGTTAGGCTACAGAGCAAGACCTTAAACTTAGTTGTTATTGAAAGACGAAACATGTAACGCGCTTTACGATGAGATTACACTTCTCATTGAATGTAAAAAGAACGCATTGGGAAATAGTAACCCAACGCGTTCTTTTTTATGGCATTTTTTAAAGCCATTTCTCATGAGTAATTAATGAAATAACTGCGTCAATGGACCCCAAGGTAAAATAATACCAAGAATAATCGTAATCAACGCAACAACCCACGTTGCAATAAATAATCCACGACTTGAGGCTTTACGTTTTTTACGTGCAATTGTCACTTCCATTAAGCCTACAATCGCAATACCTAAAATCATCTTTAATGTTAATAACATATGATTGGCACCAGAACTTGTGAAAGCATTCGCAACGAGCCAAAAACCTGTAATTAATACTAAAAGCATGAATAAACGTGTCGCCATATGTAATGGTTTGAATAATGGTGTTGGACCTTGTTTGCTGGAAAAATTTTCATATACCGCAAAAAATAAAATGAGTAAAATAATCCAACTAATAATGTGAAGATTAATTAAGACCACTATGACCCCTCCTTTTATACATAACTTTATTAATTGTACCACATTTCATGTATTCATTCATTTAAATAACCGTTCTTATAGACCTTCAAACAAAGAGAAAAAATTCTTTCATATTGTTCAACATTAGACAATAAATCAACGAGGGGTAACACTAACAATAACAATCCCTTTTTCTCAAAAATAATCACGAAAAAACTGCCTACAAAGACAACTTTGTAGACAGTTCATCCCAAGTAAAGACTGAGCTTTTACTTATTTTTCGATATAGTTCGTTAATGTTCCAATATTATCCACAGTGACTTTTACTTCATCACCCGGTTGTAAGTATTGAGGTGGGTTCATTCCCGCACCTACGCCTGCAGGTGTTCCCGTTGCAATAATATCACCTGGATGTAACGCAACATATTTTGAAATTTCTTCAATGAGTTCATCAATTTTTAAAATCATTTGTGATGTATTTCCATCTTGACGAATTTCATTATTCACTTTAGTCACGATATTCACGTTTTCTGGTGTTGGCATTTCATCTTTCGTCACGATATAAGGTCCCATAGGGCATGCGCCTGTTAAACTTTTTGATAAAAATGCCTGATCGTGTGCTTTTTGAGCCGTACGGTCAGTAATGTCATTGATGATGGTATATCCATAGACATAGTCTAACGCCAAACCTTTAGGAATTTTTTCTCCTGATTTTCCGATAACTACACCAAGTTCACCTTCATAATCTAATGTGTCTGTAATATCTTTATGGTTTGGAATTGTTGCTTCATCTCCTGTTAAAGATGAAGCCGCTTTTGTGAACACATATAAACGATTGACTTCGTGATTCAATTCTTCAGCATGTGCTTTATAGTTGCGACCAAAAGCAATTACATTGTTCGTTGGGGTAACAGGAGGTAAAAATTCAATATCAGTAAATTTTACTTTATAGTCATCACCACGACCACTATCCTCTGCGGCAACCACCGCTTTACGCACCTGTTCTTGGAATTCTATCGTTTGATTCTGTTGTAATCCTTGTAGTAACGTTTTTGGATGAAAATCACCCTCCGCAAAGTCAGCAAATACTTTTGTTAAATCCCATGCGGCTTCCTCACGTTTTACTTTTACGCCAAATGACGTTTCACCATTGTGTTTGAATGATAAAAATTTCATTCATAATCAGCTCCTAACGTATATCTTACACACATTATAACGAAAATTTCAGATAAATCACACATTTACCCTTTTAATTTAATCAATTACTAAGGCACCAAACTTAAAGAAATACAAATATCCTGAAACATGTTGACCTGTAATCGTCTCTAAAGCTTTTTTATAATACTGCATTTGAATGCGGTATTTTTCTTTCAATTGTGCTCCAATTTCATCATCTGTCATTCCTCGACGTTTCACAAAGGCATCCGTTTTATAATCCACAAAATGATACGTCCCTTCTTCAACATAAACTACGTCAATCATCCCTTGAATGATAGCTGCATCATTATCATGCGTCTCACTTTCTAAATCATGTTGATTCACAATAAAGGGGAGTTCTCGATAAATCTCATCACTTTCTGCAATTCGTTGATATAAATCACTGTTAATGAATCGCATTACATCATCTCGTTGAATATCATTTATGGCACCTTCACTAATGATGGCCCGTTGTACGAGAGTGTCAATATAGGCGTTAAGTTCTTCTTCTGTTAAGCCCTCTTTACGAAATGGCAAATGTTGCATCACTGTATGCATTAAAGTTCCTATTTCCGCTGCAGTTCGTTTTTGTTCTTCAAGAAACTGAGGGCGATTGTATGTGGCCACGCCTAAGCGGTATTGACGCACCCGATCATAATTGGTATCTGCCTGTTCCGTTTCAAGTTGGCGTTTTAACTCAGAGACCGATTGTTTAGAAGCATCGTGTTGCGCACTTTGATATGGATATTCAAATAAAAGTCGCGCTTCAATTTCACGGGTAGTTGCGCGATCACGCCCTCCTTTATTGATTTGTTGTTCGAGTCCTTCCATTGTGAGACGATGGGCTTCTTCTGTTTCAGTCGGTAGAATATCTTTGGCTTCAATATGTTTGATTTCAATTGCCGGTTGCAATGAAGCATCTTGTTGAGAAGGAGCTTTAAAGCGCAACGCATCAATGAGTGACTGGTTGTCAAATTTACTAAACACACTATAAATCAGTTCAAATGGATTTTTAGCATTGAATCTTGTGAGCGCTGTAAGTTTATCTTGCGCAATGGGCGCTTGTGTCAGTTTTTCTAAACGCTCTTCTTTTTTCTCACGACCAATAAGATACAGTTGTTCTTTCGCACGTGTTAAGGCCACATAAATTAATCTCATTTCCTCGGAAATAATTTCTTTTCGATTGGTTAACTCGATACTCATCGAAATCAATGATGGATAAAATATTCCTTTTTCTTCGTCGTAATATTGAAGTCCTAACCCCTCGTGTTGATTTAATATGACAGGTTGATTTAAGTCCATCATGTTGAAATCACGGGTTAGACCTGAATAAATGACGAATGGGAATTCTAATCCTTTACTGCTATGAATTGTCATCATTCTTACGACATTGTCATTCGGCCCAATCATATTTTCTTCTCCGAAATCTTTTCCTCTTTCTATCATTTGATCTATAAATCGAATAAATTGGAAAAGCCCTCTAAAACTTGATGACTCAAAATCAACGGCTTTGTTAAACAATCCATGTAAATTGGCACGTCGCCCTTGTCCGCCGACAAGACCGCTAAAATATTGGATTAAATAATGGTCATTAAAAATCTTATCTATCAATTGATACACAGGATGACTCTGACTGTATTTGCGGTAAGCCTCTATATCATTAAGAAATAATTTGAGCTTATCTATCAGTTCAGGTTGTGCTTGTTCAGATTTCATATAATGCTGAATGGATTGGTAATAATAATCATCATTAGGTGAAATAATTCTAATTTGAGCAAGTTCATCTTCAGTAAACTGATAAATCACTGAACGCATCAATCCGACTAAATAAATGTCTTGAAGTGGATTATCTATAACTCTTAAAAACGATAGCATAAGTCTTATTTCTGTCTGTTCAAAATAGCCTTGTTTACTATTTACATAAAAAGGAATATCCCTATCTTTAAACACTCGTTGTAAATGACGGGCGTTACTATAGCTTCTTTCCAAAATGACAATATCTTTATACGTCGCTGGGCGATATTGTTTTGTTTTGATGTCATACACTTTTTGTGTTTCAAGAATCGATTCAACTTGTGCTGCAATCAAATGCGCCTCTTGTTCAGATCCTGTTAAATCACTGTCTTGCTCCTCTAATAGCACATTGAAATATAACGGGATGTCGACCGCATCAAACGGGGCCCCATAATACAATCTTGCCGCTGCATCGTACTCGATTTCTCCTACTTCTGAATCCATCATATGATGAAATAGGTAGTTGGTACTGTTTAATACTTCTTTACGCGAACGAAAGTTTTGTGATAAATCGATTCTCCAACCACTTGATTGATCAGGTTGATTGAATGCTTGATACTTTTCAATGAATAAACTTGGATCAGCTTGTCTGAACTTATAAATCGATTGTTTTACATCGCCCACCATAAAAAGATTTCCATTTGAGGCATCTCCACGCTTAATGCTCGCAATTATCTTTTCTTGCACGCGATTCGTATCTTGATATTCATCTACAAGAATTTCTTCAAAACGTTGGCGATACATCTCAGCCACTTCTGAAGGGTGACCCTTTTCATCATATAAAATTCGAAGTGCAAAATGCTCATAATCTGTGAAATCTAAAATATTACGTTCTCTTTTCGCTTTACTAAATGCCTGAATGACGTTTTTTGTCATTTGTGCAAGATAATTAACTCTCGGTGCCAAATGTGTCAATTCAGACATTAATTCCTCATCATCACGTGCGGCGAACTCTTCTTTTACTTTCGTCAATAGCGTTTTAAATTGATCATAGTATGCTTTGAATGTTTCATACATTTCATTTAAACTTTCGTCTTTTCCGATGTCCCGAGGTTTTGTGGGTAAACGTCCAAAGTCATAGTCTTTCAGTTGCATTTTATCAATTTGACTCTCACTTAAAAGGCCACGCAATGCTTGACGATGAGCATCTACAAATGGCACATGTTTTTCTAAATCTCCGATAAGTTCCAATTGATTATAGGCTTGTTCAAGTGCATCTTGTGCCGCTTCTACATAAAGTTTGATATAACGATTTAAATTAGAGAGATAATGTTGTCGAAGATGCGTCTCTATATAGGGTGCATCTAGTGCATCAAGCCACTCTTGAGGGTTTGGGTTAGCCACACTAAAGTAATACAAACTTTTGATAATTTGACGTAAGCGTTCATCGTTGCGATCTGAACCAATTTGTTCTGTTAATGCAATAAAATGTGAATTTAATTGACTATAATGTGTTTCGAAAACATCATCAATCACCGATTCTAATAACAATACATTTTCAACTTCACTTGCCGTCCGAAAGTTAGGGTCAATTTCTAATACATCGTAATGTTGTTGAATTAACTTTAAACAAAAACTGTGTAAAGTAGAAATTTGTGCTTGATGAATTTTTGCACTTTGATTTTTAATATGTTGGTTGGACGGGTCTTCTATAATGGCTTGTTGAATTCTTGCTTCAATACGATGTTTCATTTCTCTAGCGCTTAAATTGGTAAAGGTCACAACGAGCAGACGGTCCACATCAATGCCATCTGTTAAAATGCGTTGAATGATGCGTTCTACAAGTACAGCCGTTTTCCCTGAACCTGCAGCAGCAGCCACTAGAACATCTTGCCCTTTCGCATAGATACTCTCCCATTGGGCATCTGTCCATTGCACCTCTTGTGGTTTAGTTGGAATCATCGTCTTCCTCCTCTCTCAAACATTTTAAAGGATCAATCTTTTCATCCACCGTGCGATATTTTGGCGCATCAATCAAACTGTCTACATGACAAACAGATTGATAATTACAAAAACGACAAGGGAGCGTTTCTTTATATTTAAGTGGGGCAACTTCGGTATGTCCATCCATAATGTTTGTCGCAATCTTTTCAAAATTTCGTTGGTTATGTTGCATTAAACGGTAAAGCGTCTTTTCATCTGCCACTTTACTAGAACTGTAAAATTCGCCATTTTTCTTTAATCGAACCGGAACAATATCTGAGCTAAACCCACCTGTTAAACGCTTATCATAAGCTTCTAATACATCTGGGTCACTATTCAGCAATCCACTCAATTGATATGATTTCAAGAAAGCCTGTGCTAAGTTTTCTACGTTTAAATTAGACCAAGTTCGTTTCTCATCTTTAAATTTATGCACATACATATAAAGAAATCCACCCGGTTTGACTTCATTTGATAAACCGAGTCTGTCTTTATTCTGTAGTGCAATATCCATATACGTCATCATTTGCATTTGTAATCCATAATACACCTTTACTAAATCTAATGATGCACTTGTGGTAGAAGATTTATAGTCTACGATATTGACAAAGCTCTTATCATGAGTTTCAAAAGTATCAATACGGTCAATTTGTCCTCTAATATTAATCGGTATGCCCTGTTTCGTTTGTAGGGGTTGTGCCACAAGTTCATTCTCATTACGTGGACGCTTTCTAAACGATTTTTCAAATGCGATAGGATGAAATTGAGAATATTCACTTTGATGTTTCATCGCAAATAAAGTGGCTTGCACAATGGCGCCAATACGTTGTGACAAATATTGATAATAAGACGTTGAATTCAATAAATTGTATTGAACCTCAGGTAAATAATGTGCTAGCGCCTCTTCTGTTAATTGCTGAATTTGAGTCGCTGTCAATTGGTTGAAACGGCCTTCTACTTTTTCAGCAATGTAACGTAAGACGTCGTGAAAAATCGTCCCTAAATCAAAACTTTGCAGTTGGTATTTTGTACGTTCGTTTAAACGTAGCCCATGAGAAGCATAATGTTTAAATGGGCAAGTTTGATAACCTTCAAAACGTGAGACACTCGCATTAATCGTTGTTCCATATAATGCTTTTGTCATTTGTTGATCGAGCTGAGTAGTGTCATTCGTATAAGTGAGTGCCGTTTTAAGATGATTCAAACCTTTTGACAATGCCGTATACTCTGCCATCACATAATAGACGTCATACCAAATATCCGAAATCAATTCACCTTCTAAAGCGGATTTTAAAGCTTCGAACAAATGAACTTTTGTTTGATGCGGATGGGAAACGAGAGACAACGTATGACGTTCATGTTCTCTTTTTGTTGCTGTCACTTGTAATTTCGAAAATAGGCCCATCGTCTGTATTAAAAATGGACTTATTTCTCTTTCATTACCATTCGTTCCCATTAAACTGTAACTCCACGTTACTTTTTCAGTCGCACGTGTCATGGCATAATAGCAAACGAACGCTTCGTCCATTTGTAATATGTCCGCAGTAGGACTGAGTTGCATCTCGGTAACACTTTCGAACTGTTTCTTTTCTTCATCGGACATTAAATTTTGACTTGAGGACGCTTGAGGCATGACACCATCATTCATACCTATCATATATACATGCTTTTTATTATCTACCTTTGCAAGATCCATCGTTCCTATCGTGACTTGATCTAACGTTTGAGGAATCATTGAAAATTCAAGCTCATTTAACCCGACATCTAATAGTTCAAGAAATCTTTTTAAAGACATCGATTGCTCTTGAAAAACAGTGACTACATCATCTAAAACACGACTAAATCCATTCCAAATTTGATCGATTTCTTCTGCTTCTGTATGTTTTCCAGCCTCATCTAATAAATCACGTTCCGTCATCAGTTGCTGTGGCAGTTCAAAATCTTCCATGACTTCATAAAAAGCTGTTGCATAATCTAACACGTGTTGACCTTTATTTAATCTTTCTTCAAACGTTAATAACTTATGAAAAACATCATTTTTTAAAGTCACGACACGTTCGAATAATGTTTTTACATCTTCATTAATTTTTTTTCGTTTAATCCCCATTTTTTCAAATTGCTCAAGCGTAAAATATTTTGGATCTATCCAACGCTTTCCGTAAATGCCTCGCTCGATAGCAAAGTTTTCCAAAATATCAATACGATGCATACTATCTGTATATTGCTTCGTTAAAACATTTGTTTTTAACAGACGCATCAATGGTTCAAATTGCCAACCTGTTTGCATCACTTCAATGAGGGCGCGCAACATCTCCATCACAGGATGGTGCGTCATAGATTTTTTAACATCAATATTATACGGAATATCAAACTGTGGCAAAATCGCATCTAATAAATACGTATAGCTCGGGTCTCGATACAAAATGGCAATATCTTTAAAGCGATATTGATGCTCGCGTACATCTTTTAAAATTTGTCGCGCAATTTCATTGACTTCATCACGCGTTGTTGGGGATTCAAGGATTTCTATAGACTCGATATCATTGTGATAACGCTCTGGCAACAATGCGTCAAATTGTTGTTCAAGGTGTCTCATGTCCTGACGTTGGAATCGATATTGTGTTGTAAATGAGACAGATTGTAGCGGTACCCCTACTCGCTTGGCAATGTCTTCGATATGTAGAAGGGCTTCGGACGGTTTTCGAAACATGCTAAACTCATCTTTATCACCATTTGTCGTCAATAAGACGGTCACGGACTTTGCTTGTTGAACTAATGCCTCAATCACCAAATATTCTTGCGTCGAAAAGTTATGAAAGCCATCAATGTAGATATCGGCTTTAGAGAGCCATTTTGATTGAGGAATCAATGAAATAAAACGATTCATTAAAGCTTCGGACGTTATATACTCATCTGATAAGCGCTCCATAAGTTGCTCGTAGATTAATCCTATGTCCGATAATTTATCACGCGTACGACGTTCAAATCGCTCATTTTGCGCTGCTTCTAACACCATTTCAGAAGTAATCGCATATTTTTCAAAATCTTGAATTTGTTCTCTAATTTTTGCACTAAACCCTAAATATTCAGTTTGCGCATGATACAACTTAAGATGTTGACGTTGTTCTTGTAAAATATCATAAAGCATCATTTCTATAGCACTTGTGGATAAACGTTTTTCGGTCACACCACCTAATTCTTGAAATACGCGATGACTTAATCTTTCAAAGTGTAGCACTTCTGCCCGTAAACTTCCACGTAACGCTTCATCATTGACGAAGGCTTGCTCATACATGTAGGTCCCTTGCATAGGCGTAATCAAGACAATAGGATCCCCAATGGGTTGCGTTTGAAGTTTCTTTTTAATTTCATCTAACATTGCCGTGCTTTTTCCAGTACCTGCACGACCTAGAAATGTTCGAAACATTTCTTCACCCCTTTAACTCTCGTTCATTTTATATTTATTATAGCATTCTCCTATCGTTTACTCGATACGTTTCATACAATCCTTAGATGCATAAATTTCATACAAAATGCCCTTCTTTTCACGTGAATTCATATAGAAATAGGAACATCTATGCCGCTTTACTTAGAGATAAAATCGTAAACTTCTAACAATATGAAAAAGCCATCAAAATTTACCTCTTGATAAATTTTGATGGCTATTAAAATATCTATTAAATAAAATTATAATGAAGGCGCGAATAATATATCGCCTCGCCATATTTAACCGTTTTGATTACTTGTATGATCAGGGTTAAAATTGATTTTAAATTCACTGAATGGCCAGAAACGTAAAGAAACTTTACCCACAATTTGCTTTTTGTCAATTAAACCAAAAGCACGACTATCTTTACTTACTTCACGATTGTCCCCTAAAACTAAGTATCTGTCTTTAGGAATCTTATACTGTCCACCACTATTCGGTAAATCAGATGATTTGAATGACCCTGTAATTTCTTCATAATTTTTATGTTTCATATTGTACTCTAAATACGGTTCTGGTGTTTTTTTACCGTTAACATATAAAACATCATGTTTATATTCAATATGATCGCCAGGGACACCAATGATACGCTTGACGTAATCACTATTTTCATCCGCATGGAACACAATCACATTACCACGCTCTAGGTTTCCAAATGTTTTCCCTAGCTTATTAACAATGACGCGCTCGCCATCTTTTAATGTTGGATCCATTGAGTCTCCCTTTACATTATATGGTTTGATGACAAAAGCATAAAGTAACCCCACTATGAGTAACGCTAAACCAATAGAAACCAACCATTCCATTGTTTCTTTTTTCAACATCGACACCTCTAATCCTTAAAGTTTACAGTCATTTTTTCGAAAGGATAATAACGTATTAAAATCGTTCCTATTATATCATTTTTATGTACAGTTCCAAAGGCTTCAGATTCCTTTGAAGATGAAAGCTGATTCATCACAACATAATGACTAGGACTTATAATATCACTTTCTTGTTCAGATAACATCTTTGAAGACCAATTTTGAACCCCTATTTGTTTGACCCAATCATCTTTTACCGGTTGGTTGTCCACGTAGAGTTGTTGTGCCTTAATCTCAATGGATTGACCTGGTTCACCTATAATCCGACCAAGATGCAGTTGACCATCTTTATGATATACAATCATATCCGCATGATGAATCATGTTCAATCGGGGCGTCAGTTGATTCACAATCATGCGATCTCCTTTTTGAATTAGGGGGGACATATAGTCATTGTCTGCACGAAAAGGGACTGCAATAAACAAGACAATCACCAAGAGTACAATGATGGCGCTTATCAATGCTCCCATAATTTTAATGGTTTTTCTCATATTGGCTCCCCCCCTTTTTATTTGAAGTTTATCTATTATACCTTGTTTTATTTATTTCAGTATCCTACTTAAGAACGAATTATGTTGCATTCAAAAAGAGGCGGGACTTTATCGTCCTCGCCTCTATGGAGTCATTTAACGCTTATAATCTTTCTTCAAGTTCTTTTTTCTTATCTTCGAAACCAGGTTTACCTAATAATGCAAACATGTTTTGTTTGTAAGCTTCTACACCTGGTTGGTTGAACGGATTAACACCTAGTTGGTAGCCACTCAT
It contains:
- a CDS encoding YisL family protein, translating into MVLINLHIISWIILLILFFAVYENFSSKQGPTPLFKPLHMATRLFMLLVLITGFWLVANAFTSSGANHMLLTLKMILGIAIVGLMEVTIARKKRKASSRGLFIATWVVALITIILGIILPWGPLTQLFH
- the addA gene encoding helicase-exonuclease AddAB subunit AddA translates to MIPTKPQEVQWTDAQWESIYAKGQDVLVAAAAGSGKTAVLVERIIQRILTDGIDVDRLLVVTFTNLSAREMKHRIEARIQQAIIEDPSNQHIKNQSAKIHQAQISTLHSFCLKLIQQHYDVLEIDPNFRTASEVENVLLLESVIDDVFETHYSQLNSHFIALTEQIGSDRNDERLRQIIKSLYYFSVANPNPQEWLDALDAPYIETHLRQHYLSNLNRYIKLYVEAAQDALEQAYNQLELIGDLEKHVPFVDAHRQALRGLLSESQIDKMQLKDYDFGRLPTKPRDIGKDESLNEMYETFKAYYDQFKTLLTKVKEEFAARDDEELMSELTHLAPRVNYLAQMTKNVIQAFSKAKRERNILDFTDYEHFALRILYDEKGHPSEVAEMYRQRFEEILVDEYQDTNRVQEKIIASIKRGDASNGNLFMVGDVKQSIYKFRQADPSLFIEKYQAFNQPDQSSGWRIDLSQNFRSRKEVLNSTNYLFHHMMDSEVGEIEYDAAARLYYGAPFDAVDIPLYFNVLLEEQDSDLTGSEQEAHLIAAQVESILETQKVYDIKTKQYRPATYKDIVILERSYSNARHLQRVFKDRDIPFYVNSKQGYFEQTEIRLMLSFLRVIDNPLQDIYLVGLMRSVIYQFTEDELAQIRIISPNDDYYYQSIQHYMKSEQAQPELIDKLKLFLNDIEAYRKYSQSHPVYQLIDKIFNDHYLIQYFSGLVGGQGRRANLHGLFNKAVDFESSSFRGLFQFIRFIDQMIERGKDFGEENMIGPNDNVVRMMTIHSSKGLEFPFVIYSGLTRDFNMMDLNQPVILNQHEGLGLQYYDEEKGIFYPSLISMSIELTNRKEIISEEMRLIYVALTRAKEQLYLIGREKKEERLEKLTQAPIAQDKLTALTRFNAKNPFELIYSVFSKFDNQSLIDALRFKAPSQQDASLQPAIEIKHIEAKDILPTETEEAHRLTMEGLEQQINKGGRDRATTREIEARLLFEYPYQSAQHDASKQSVSELKRQLETEQADTNYDRVRQYRLGVATYNRPQFLEEQKRTAAEIGTLMHTVMQHLPFRKEGLTEEELNAYIDTLVQRAIISEGAINDIQRDDVMRFINSDLYQRIAESDEIYRELPFIVNQHDLESETHDNDAAIIQGMIDVVYVEEGTYHFVDYKTDAFVKRRGMTDDEIGAQLKEKYRIQMQYYKKALETITGQHVSGYLYFFKFGALVID
- a CDS encoding CoA-disulfide reductase, which produces MTQKVIVVGAVAGGATAASQLRRLDASAQINVYEKDRDMSFANCGLPYYLGHVIKSRDDMLPITPNDFKEKKNIDVYLKHEVIAVNSAKNTVQVKNHQTGDIFTDHYDTLILSPGARAHRLNFDVPHLFTLRNMEDTDAIENYINDHRVERVLIVGGGYVSLEVLENMYERGLKPTLIHRSEAINKHMDQDMNQVIFDSLKEREIPYRLNEEIKAIKGNTVSFTSDLQEDYDLIITGIGVKPNSEFLKDSGIHLDDKGYIPVNARFQTNVPNVYALGDIATSHYRHVDLPAHVPLAWGAHRGASIIAEQLAGNSNITFKGFLGANIVKFFDYTLTSSGIAPHELKHFDYEVVNVNQTAHAGYYPNNSTLHLRAYYEKTSRKLLRAVAVGKQGADKRIDVLTMAMMHGATIDDLTEFEVAYAPPYSHPKDAINMLGYRARP
- a CDS encoding fumarylacetoacetate hydrolase family protein, which translates into the protein MKFLSFKHNGETSFGVKVKREEAAWDLTKVFADFAEGDFHPKTLLQGLQQNQTIEFQEQVRKAVVAAEDSGRGDDYKVKFTDIEFLPPVTPTNNVIAFGRNYKAHAEELNHEVNRLYVFTKAASSLTGDEATIPNHKDITDTLDYEGELGVVIGKSGEKIPKGLALDYVYGYTIINDITDRTAQKAHDQAFLSKSLTGACPMGPYIVTKDEMPTPENVNIVTKVNNEIRQDGNTSQMILKIDELIEEISKYVALHPGDIIATGTPAGVGAGMNPPQYLQPGDEVKVTVDNIGTLTNYIEK
- a CDS encoding Cof-type HAD-IIB family hydrolase, which produces MKQHLICLDLDGTLLNDAKEITPYTFKVLKTLQAKGHAIMISTGRPFRASQRYYHELEMDTPIVNFNGAYVHHPKDPQFPMQHARLDEGIASSIIETLKEMEVQNIIAEVKDCVYLDRYDENLFEGFSMGDAHIEVGDLRTLLHENPTSLLIEAKEHQIPRIKQTLTRFYAENIEHRRWGAPFPVIEIVKRGISKAVGIDIVKDYLNIERQHIIAFGDEDNDIEMIKYAKHGVAMENAIPELKHIAKETTASNNEDGIGLYLNDFFQLNLSYKDIKED